CACGTGGACGTCCCGCTCCTCGCAGGAGCTGAAGCTGCCCAAGGAGCGGCAGCCCACGGGGACGTTCTCGCTCGACATCATCCCCCTGGAGCGGGTGATGGCGCACGCGCGCAAGGTGCGCTCCGGCACCATCCTGGTCGTCGTCCGGGATGATCTGCCGCTCAAGGCCACCCGCATCACCCACCTGGGCTTCGTGGTGCAGAAGGGCAAGCGGACGTGGCTGCGGCACGCGGCGCGCAGCGGCTACCTGCGCGTGGTGGACGAGGACCTGGAGACGTTCCTCGCCCGCAACGCGCGGTACACGAAGTGGAAGGTGACGGGGGTGAGCCTCTTCGAGGCCCACCTGCCCGAGGAGGCAGGCGAGCGAGCAGTCGTCCGCTCGCCCTGAGGCCTGGGGCTCAGGTGTGTGGGCTGGCGGCGTTGGCCGCTTCGGTCTCCAGCTCCTCTTCCTCGGCGGCCCGGGCGGCCTCGTCGGAGGTGGCGTCCAGCTGGGCCTTCTCCCGGGCGAGCAGCTCGGTGGCCCTCTGTACGTGCTCCTCGGGCACGAGGATCTCCCACCAGGGCATGGGGTTTCCCGTCGTCAGCACGTCCACCGTGCCTCCTCGGCGCGGCCGGGAGAAG
This DNA window, taken from Hyalangium gracile, encodes the following:
- a CDS encoding putative signal transducing protein gives rise to the protein MKYCVECGSEYQDKVTECADCPGSQLVDAATMRERGLPLPHERDTREFIRVGTAEDPLTAEDYVRMLESEHIPVFSRPRRGGTVDVLTTGNPMPWWEILVPEEHVQRATELLAREKAQLDATSDEAARAAEEEELETEAANAASPHT